Proteins co-encoded in one Thermosinus carboxydivorans Nor1 genomic window:
- the rpsU gene encoding 30S ribosomal protein S21, translating to MSEIRVGKNETLDSALRRFKRSCQKAGVLSEVRKREHYEKPSVKRKKKSEAARKRKHKS from the coding sequence ATGTCAGAAATCAGAGTTGGCAAAAACGAAACATTGGACAGCGCACTCCGCAGATTTAAGCGCTCTTGCCAAAAAGCAGGCGTGTTATCCGAAGTCAGAAAACGCGAGCATTACGAAAAACCGAGTGTGAAACGCAAGAAAAAGTCCGAGGCGGCCAGGAAACGTAAGCATAAAAGTTAA
- a CDS encoding GatB/YqeY domain-containing protein encodes MSIKDRLTEDMKQAMKDKEAGKLRLSVIRMVRASIKNAEIDQKKELNDEEVLEVIAREVKMRRDSIAEFQKGNRPDLVETLEQEIAILMQYLPPQLSEAEIRDLVMEAIAQTQAASAKDMGKVMAVLMPKVKGRADGKTVNAIVRELLNQ; translated from the coding sequence ATGTCGATCAAGGATAGGCTTACAGAGGACATGAAGCAGGCCATGAAAGACAAAGAGGCCGGTAAATTGCGGCTCTCTGTCATTCGCATGGTACGCGCCAGCATCAAAAATGCGGAAATCGACCAAAAAAAGGAACTCAATGACGAAGAAGTCCTGGAAGTCATCGCCAGAGAAGTTAAGATGCGACGGGATTCTATCGCAGAGTTCCAAAAAGGCAATCGCCCCGACTTGGTCGAAACCCTGGAACAAGAGATTGCCATTCTGATGCAATACCTTCCCCCACAGTTAAGTGAAGCGGAGATTCGGGACTTGGTGATGGAAGCCATTGCCCAAACGCAGGCGGCTAGCGCCAAGGATATGGGCAAGGTAATGGCGGTACTGATGCCGAAAGTAAAAGGTCGTGCTGATGGTAAGACAGTAAACGCTATCGTGCGGGAACTGTTGAATCAATAA